GACGAGGCGGCGATGGCCACGGTCATCATCAGGAGCTGCGGCGAGATGCCCAGACTTGCCGCAGCGCCCAGGGCCACCGGGGCCATGAGCACCACCAGCGCCGCCGTGGGGATGACCTGGGTGCCCAGCACCGTCACCCCGAAGAGCGCGGCCACCACCCAGCGCGGGCCCATGTCCCCGACCAGGGCGATGAGGGCCTCGGCCCCCATCTGCGCCGCCCCGGTGTTCTGGATGGCCACCCCCAGGGGGAGCATGCTGGCGATGAGGAAGACGACCTTCCATTCGATGGCCTGGTAGGCCTCCTCCATTTTCAGGCAGCCGGTCACGACCATGACCGCCACCCCGGCCAGGGCGGCGATCGCGATGGGCGCCAGGCCCAGGATGGCGCTGCCCAGCACGGCGACCATGACGGCCGCGGCCAGGGGCGCCTTGTGCAGGCGTGGGGCCTGGGCCGCGGCCTGGTCCAGGACCAGGAAGTCGTCGTCGCGGGCCACTGCCTCCAGGCTCTGGCGCGGGCCGTAGACCAGCAGGGCGTCGCCGAACTGCAGGGGCATGTCCTGCAGGCCCGCGCGGGCGGGCCGCCCCTTGCGCAGGACGGCCAGGACGCTCAGGCCGTAGTGGTCCCGGAAGAGCAGATCGTTCAGGGTTTTCCCGGCCAGGGTCGTCCGCGGCGAGAGCAGCACCTCGGCCATGCCGATCTGCTGCGATTCCAGTTCGGCGGCCAGCCGCGAAGACTGCTCGGAGATTTCCAGGTCCTGCAGCCCCTCGAAGACGTCGATGTCCCGCTTCAGCCCCTGGACCACCAGCAGGTCGCCGGCCCGCACGGTTTCCTCCGGGGCGGGCAGGCAGGTCACGTCGTTGCCGCGCACCAGTCCCACCACGGTCAGGCCGAAGGCGTTGCCCAGGCGGCTTTCAATCAGGTTGCGGCCGGCCAGGGCGGACCCTTCGGGCACCCGCACGGAGCAGAGGCTGAGTTCCTCGCACGCGGGCGTCCCGGCCGGGGCCTGCGTTACGGGCGTCAGGCCCTCGACGAGCCCCTGGCCGGCCAGGCGCTCCAGGGCCGCGCGTTCGCCCTGCAGCACGAGACGGTCCCCCTCCTGGAAACGATGGCGGCGAAAATCCCCCAGGCATTCTCCCGAAGGCGCGCCCAAGGCCAGGACGTGCACGCGGTGGTCGCGGCGCAGTCCGCTTTCGGCCAGGGTCCTGCCGACGAGGGACGAGCCCTTGCCGATGAGCCCCGTAACGACCTCCAGCCGGTCCGCGACTTCCCCGGTCTGCGGCCCGTCCGGCTCGACCCGCAGGTGGCGACTGCCGTGGAAGCGGCTGACCTGGTCCGTCTGGCCGTGGACGATGACCAGGTCGCCGGCCTGCAGGGTTTCCTGCGCCCTCGGGGCGAGGATCAGCTCCCCGGCGCGGTGCAGGCCCACCACCGTCAGGTACAGGGCCGAGCCCAGGCGGCTCTCGGCCAGGCTACGGCCCACCAGGGGCGAGGCCGGCGGCAGTTCGATGGAGAAGACGTGCGCCCCGATCTCGTAGGACGACTCGATGGCGCCCTTGTCCCGCCCAGACCCCGCCCCCTTGGGCAGCAGGCGCAGGCCCACGACGACGGTGAAGGCGATGCCGGCCACGACCAGGGCGGCGGTGATGGGCGTGAAGTCGAAGAGGGCGAAGGGGGTGAGGCCCGCGGCGCGCAGGGCGTCGGTGGCCAGGATGTTCGGCGGCGTGGAGATGCCCGTGAACGGCCCGCCGAGCAGGCACCCAAGGGCCATGGGCATGAGCAGGCGCGCGGGCGGCCGGCCGCTGCGCCGCGCCAGGTCCATGGTCGCGGGCATGAGGATGGCGGCCACGGTGGTGGTGTTGATGAGGGCCGAGAGGATGCTGGCCGCGGTCATGAGGGCGACGACCAGCACGGCCTCGCTCCCGCGGGCGAAGTGCTGGAGGGGCTGGCCGATGCGGTAGGCCACGCCCGTGCGGGTCAGGCCGGCCGAGAGGATGAACATGGCCCAGACGGTGATGACGGCGGGGCTGCTGAACCCGGCCATGGCCTCCTCCGGGGAGACGAGGCCGGTCAGGGCCAGGGCGGCCAGGACCATGAGGCCGACCACGTCCACGGGCAGCCAGCCGCCGATGAACAGCACCAGGGCGGTGAGGACGATGACGAGGAGGATGACGAGAGGCAGCATGGTGCAGTGGACTCCGTGGATGAGTGGTCAGGGTTGCCCGGCCGACGTCACGCATGGCGGGAAAAGGTGCCTCCGGCCTGGTTCGGCGGATGAGCGGAGGGCCGTCCCGATGTCGCGCCGCGTTGAAACGATCAACATGGCGCGACAGGACTGTTGGGGTCAAGGGCGAAAACGCGGATTGGAATAACCGATCAGCCTTCCCGAACAATCCGTACGAATGTTGCCCGCGTGGGGCGGGCCTTCGAGGACGGTTCTGTCATGAACGGACGGCCTGGCCCGACAGGACGGCGTCGATGGCCCGCAGCAGTTCCTTCATTCCGACGGGCTTAGACACATGTGCGTCCATGCCGGCCGCAAGGAAGGCCGTCTTCTCCCCGTCCATGGCGAAGGCCGTCAGGGCGATGATGGGAATGCCGCGCTTGGCCCCGAGGCCGGGATCGCTGCGGATGACCCGCGTCGCCTCGACGCCGTCCATGCCGGGCATCTGGACGTCCATGAGCACGAGCCCGAAGTCCTGCTCCCGGAGCAGGGCTACCGCCTCGTGCCCGGTGCGGGCGACGCTGACCTCGTATCCAGCCTTGGCGAGGAGCGCGTGCGTGGCGAAGATCGTCACCTCGTCATCCTCGGCCAGAAGGATGCGCGCCGGGTGCGGCGTTGCCTGGCGCTCCTCGACCGGTTCCGGTGCGGTCGGGAGCGCATCGGTGGCCGCGAAGGTCAGGCTGAAGGAGAAGACCGAGCCGACGCCCGGCTCGCTTTCCACGTTAATGGTGCCGCCCATGAGAGCCACCAGCCGCCTGGTGATGGCCAGCCCGAGGCCGGCGCCCTGGTGATCCCTGGTGAACCCCGTGGTGACCTGGCTGAAGGGCTGGAAGAGGGTGCGCAGGGATGCGTCGTCGATGCCGCGCCCGGAGTCCGAAACCGCGAAGAAGACCCGCACGCTGCCGTCGTCTTTCGACCGCAGGGGGGAGGCCTCCACGGTGACATGTCCCGTGGTCGTGAACTTGAAGGCGTTGCCGATCAGGTTCATGAGCACCTGCTGGACGCGGACGGCGTCACCGGCCACGTATTCCGGGAGGGCCGGGTCGAAGTGGTGGCTGAACGCCAGACCCGACTGCAGGGCGATGGGCTTGAAGAGGTCGACGCTGTGTTCGAGGGCTTCGCGGAGTTTGAAGGGTTCGACGCGCATCTGCATCTTGCCCGCCTCCACCCGCGACAGGTCGAGGATGTCGGACAGCAGTCGCGTCAGCCGGCCCGTGGCCTTCAGGGCCAGGGCGCAGGTGCGGCGCTGCTCCTCGTTACCCGCTCCGGATTCCAGGAGTTGCAGCGTGCCCATGATGCCGTTCAAGGGGGTGCGGATCTCATGGCTCATGTTGGCCAGAAACTCCGACTTGGCGGCGTTAGATGCTTCGGCGGCCTCCTTGGCCTTGACCAGCTCGTTCTCCATGCGCTTGCGCTGGTCGATGTCCACATGGGTGCCGACCATGCGCCGCGGGCGACCGTCTGCAGTCCAATCCACAACCTTGCCGCGGCTCATGACCCACTGCCAGCCCCCGGCCTTGTTGCGCAGGCGGAATTCGATGGAAAAGGGTTCGTTGCGTTCGATGTGGTCCTGCTCGGTCCGCTTGGTCTCCTCGCGGTCATCCGGATGGAGCAGGCGTTCCCAGCTGTCGACGTTCAGTTCGAGGTCCCCCGGCGCATATCCGAGCATGCCCAGATAGCGGGGGCTGAAATACGTCTCGCCCGTTTCGAGGTTCCAGTCCCATAGGCCGTCGGTGGCGGCCTCCAGGGCCAGGGCCAGGCGCTCCTCGCTCTGGCGCAGGGCCTCCTCGGATCGCTTGCGGTCGGTCATGTCGATGCCGATGCCGGTGAAGTAGGTCCGGCCTTCAAGCTCCAGGCGCACGGCGGTGAAGAAGAAGGGGATCCGGCGCCCGTCCTTGGTCTGAAGATCAGCCTCCTCGGCGCCGATGCCGTGCTCAAGCACGCGCTCGATGGCCTTGGCGATCCTGTCCTGCGTGGCGGGGTCGTCCCGGTACCAGTCCATGAGGTGCATGGTGGAGAGTTCCCGGTCCGTGTAACCCGTCATCTCGCTGTGCTTCCGGTTCCAGCGCACCAGCCGTCCGTCCTGGTCGTAGAGGTAGAGCAGACCCGGGATGCTGTCGAAGATGGCGTCGCTGAGGAGTCGTTCGCGGCTCAGCTGGGCCTCGATGATCTTGCGCTCCGTGATGTCGAGGTTGAGGCCCAGGATGCCTGCCACCTCGCCGTGCATGACGATGGGCGCGCCCATGGAGTGGAAGATGCGGCGCCGTCCGTCGGCCAGGGTCAGTTCCTCTTCCTGCTCGACGGTTTCCCCCGCAAAGAGCCGGGCGTGCTTGGCCTCCCATTTCCCAGCGTTGTCCGTGTGCATGGGCTGGTCAGCAAAGTTCGGGCCGCAGAAATCCCCCCAGTGCTCCTTGCTCAGCCGGCTCTGGATGATGCCGCGGCCGTCCAGGTCGCGGGCCCAGAAGTCCACGGGCAGGTTTTCAAGCATCGAGGCGAGCATGGCTTCGCGCTGGGCGAGTTGGGCCCGGGCCTGTTTTTCGGCGGTGATGTCGGTGTCGTTGCCCCGATAGCCGAGGAGGTTGCCCGCGCCATCGAGCAGCGGGAAGCCGTTGGTGGACAGCCAGATGTCGCGTCCGTCCCGGGTGCGCGCCGGGTTTTCGAAGTTCGTGAAGACCCCCTTGCGTTCGAAGACGTCGAAGGTCGAAGATTTGAATGCTTCCCGTCCCTCTGCGGGGTGGAGGTCGTAGAACCGCATGCGCCCGACGAGTTCTTCCGGGGCATAGCCCAGTACGGAAGCGGCCGCCTTGCCGACATGGGTGAAAAGACCGTCGGCGTTCACCTCCCAGGTCACGGTGCGGCTGTGTTCGGCCAGCTGTTCGAACCTGTCCTCGCTCTCCCGCAGCGACCGTTTGAAATTGCGGAAATGGGCGTGGCTCGCGATCAATCCGGCCAATCCGAGCAGGCCGATGACGAGATGCGCGACGACCAGGCGCAGACGCTGCTGCTCTGCGAGTCCGAGATAGGTCTGCATGGGCACCGAGACGCTGATGCCGCCGATGATGTCCCCCTGCGCGTAGCCCTGGACGCTGTGGCATTTGAGGCAGGGAGGATCGGCCTGGAGCGGGCGCATCAGCCTGAAGAAGGGCTGTCCGTCGAGGGCCTGCCGGGTGGTCTCCTTGCGGCTCCCGGCGGCGAACGCGCGCAGGGCGGAGGATTCCCACTCGTCGGGGGCGTTTTCGGGACGCAGGGGCTTGAGGCTGGTGATGTGCCCGCGCAGGCCGAACTTTTCCTTGCCCAGTTCGTGCACCTGGCGCGTCATGTAGGCCGGGTTGACCAGGGTCAGTGCCTTCCCTGCGGTCGTCTCGACATCGCGGTCCGGGACATGCGCCAGATGGGGGTTGGGCGGCGTCTTTTCCGAAGGCGGGACGTAGACGCCCCCCTGCATGGCGGCCCACAGCCTGTAGGTCAGGTCCTTCTGGAAGGCGGCATTGGCTTCGGACTCGGCCAGCCCCGTCATCGACTGTTCGACCTGTTGCCAGTTCCAGCCGAGGGACAGGGCCAGCAGCACGATCCAGAAAACCGCGGCCTGAAGTGTCGATCGCAAACGTGTCATGCGTTATCCGAACCCGTGTCGAACCGGAACGTGCCGGGCTGTGCAGTCCGAGTGGTCATTGATCGAGGCTAGTAGATGTACAGCAAGGTGTAAAGGCTACCCTGTAGGTATGGAACGTTCTCCGTACGCGTTTTGATATGTCGCAGGATCGAGGGCGTTTCGTTGGACGTTTGGAGCTGTATTCTGGTACGAGAAGGTACGTTTCGGATCGTCGGGCGCCGTGGGTACTGTCGGCCCCGGCATCCGGTGCGGGTGGAAGAGAACGAGTCCCCCTCCCGCGGGCATGGGCGGGCCTTCATGGGTCAACACGATATTTTCGATCGGACGGCGTCCTTCGAAGCATTGCCGGCCGCCGAGGTCTGCCGGGCCATGGGCAGCGGTCCCGACGGTTTGGGCACGCCGGAGGCCGCGGCGCGCCTGGCCCGCTTCGGGCCCAACACCATCGCCGTCGCCCGCAACGCGTCTCTGCCGCTCAAGTTTCTGGCCAACTTCACGCACCTCATGGCCATGCTCCTCTGGATCGCCGGTTTTGTGGCCATCTTTGCCCGTATGCCGCAGCTCGCCTTCTCCATCTGGGCCGTGAACGTCATCAACGGGGCGTTCAGCTTCTGGCAGGAGTACAAGGCCGAGAAGGCCACCGAGGCCATGCGCCGGATGCTGGACGAGAAGGCGAGCGTCGTGCGTGGCGGCGAGATCCTGCTGGTCGATGCCGTCACCCTCGTGCCGGGGGATGTCCTGGTGCTTGCGGAGGGCTGTCGGGTCTGTGCCGACGCGCGGCTTATCGAGTCCGCAGACCTGCGCCTGGACCAGTCGACCCTGACGGGCGAGTCGCGAAGCGTCCTCAAGACCCACGGGGCGGTCGCCGGCCGGGGCATGTCGCGGCTGGAGACCCCGAACGTCGCCTTCGCCGGGACGAGCGTGGTCTCGGGCACGGGCCGGGGCGTGGTCTTCGCCACGGGCATGGACACCGAGTTTGGGAAGATCGCCGGCTTCACTCAGGGCATCGCGGAGGAGCTCTGTCCTCTGCAGAAGGAGATGCGCCGGGTCACGCGGGTCGTCACGGTCATCGCCGTGTGTTCGGGGTGCGTGTTCTTCCTCCTGTCCGTCCTGCTGGCCGGCATGGACTGGGCCGAAGGACTCGTTTTCGGCATGGGCATGATCGTCGCCTTCGTGCCCGAGGGGCTGCTGCCGACCGTAACCCTGTCCCTGGCCATGGGCGTGCAGCGCATGGCCGGACGCAACGCTCTGGTCAAGCGCCTCTCGGCCGTGGAAACCTTGGGCTGCGCCTCGGTCATCTGCACGGACAAGACCGGGACCCTGACCCAGAACGAGATGACGGTGCGCGAGATCTGGCTGCCCGGCGTCCCCGAGGGTGATGCCCTGCGCGTCACGGGCACGGGGTACGCCCCGGACGGCGGCATGTGGCGCGGCGACGAAGCGGTGGAGGTTCCCCGCGGTGGCGGCTTGCACGCGCTGCTGCTTTCCGCCGGGCTGTGCACCAACGCCCGCTTGCAGCCGCCCGGCGAAGGCAGTTCACGTTGGACGGTCATCGGGGATCCGACGGAGGCGGCCCTGCGGGTGGCGGCCCTGAAGGCGGGCGTCGATCTGGCCGTCGAGGAGCGGGCCACGCCCAGGTTGCGCGAATTGCCCTTCGACTCCAGGCGCCGCCGCATGAGCACCGTGCACCGCGGCGACGGCGAGACCCTGGTCCATGCCAAGGGCGCGCCGCGGGAGGTGCTGGAACTCTGCACCCGGATGCTCGCGGGCGGGGACGAGAGGCCCCTGGACGAGCCCGCCCGCGCCCGCATCATGGGCGCGGGCGACGGCTTCGCCCGTTCGGGACTGCGGGTCCTGGCCGTGGCCAGGCGGACCGTGCGCGGCGAAGGGCTTGCCTGCGCCGATCTTGGCCGGTTGCCGGCCGGGGACGTCGAGGCGGACATGACGTTTCTGGGCCTCGTGGCCATGATGGACCCGCCCCGGCCCGAGGTCGAGGAGGCCGTGGCCACGTGCCGTCGGGCGGGCATCCGCATTGTCATGATCACCGGGGACTACGGCCTGACGGCCGAGAGCGTGGCGCGCCGCATTGGTATCATCCGGGACGGGCGGGACGGGCGGGACGGGCGGGCGCGCATCGTCAGCGGCGCGGACCTCGACGGCATGGACGAGGCGGCCCTGGACGATGCCCTGAGCGGGGAGGTCATCTTCGCCCGCGCCGCCCCGGAGCACAAGCTGCGCATCGTTTCGGCCCTGCAGCGGGCGGGGCACGTGGTGGCCGTGACCGGCGACGGAGTCAACGACGCCCCGGCCATCAAGAAGGCCGACATCGGCATCGCCATGGGCCTCTCGGGCACCGACGTGGCCAAGGAGGCGGCGGACGTCATCCTCACGGACGACAATTTCGCGACCATCGTCGGCGCCATCGAGGAAGGCCGCGCCGTCTTCGCCAACATCAAGAAGTTCACGACATACATCTTCACGAGCAACACCCCCGAGGCCGTGCCCTTCATCCTTTTCGCCCTGAGCGGCGGGCGCATCCCCCTGGCCCTGAACGTCATGCATATCCTGGCCGTGGACCTGGGCACGGACCTGCTGCCGGCCCTGGGCCTGGGCGCGGAAAAGGCCGAGGCGGGCCTCATGGACCGACCGCCCCGAAACCTGCGCGAGCACGTCATCACCCCCGGCCTTCTGGCGCGGGCCTACCTGTTCCTGGGGCCGCTGCAGAGTCTGGCGGTCATGGCCGCCTTCTATTTCCTGTACTGGACCAATGGACATTGGGGCCAGTGGCTCGACCTGCCGTCCGCCGGCCCGCTGTACGAGTCCGCCACGGCCATGGCCCTGGCCTGCGTCGTGACGACCCAGATCGGCAACCTTTTTGCCCAGCGCACGGAGCGGGCGTCGTCGCTGCGGGTCCCGGCCTTCGGCAACCGCCTCCTGTGGCTCGGGGTGGCCAGCGAACTGGCCGTCGTCGCGGCCATCGTCCACTGGCCGCCGGCCCAGAGGCTGGTCGGGACAGGACCGTTTCCGCTCTTCAACTGGCTGTTCCTCTTCGCCTGGACGCCGCTCCTCCTGCTGGCCGACGAGGCCAGGAAATGGGTGCAGCGCCGGATTGAGAAAACCAAGCATACGGGAGTCGTCACATGAGATACGTCATCGTCGGTTGCGGAAGGATGGGCGAGGGGCTGGCCCTGGCCCTGCGCCGCGGGGGGCACGACGTCGCCTTCGTGGACGACGGCTCCGGCGCGTCGGAGGGGCTCGAACCGTCGCTGCGCGGGCGGTTGGTCGCGGGAGGGTGCTTCGACCGGGGCACCCTGGTCCGTGCCGGCATCGAACAGGCCGACGGGCTGGCGGCCGTGACGGGCAGCGACGAGATCAACGTGGTCGTCGCGCGGTTGGCCCGCCTTGTCTTCCGCGTCCCCAGGGTGGTGGCCGGCCTGCACGACCCGCAGAACGCGGAGCTCTACCGCCGGCTCGGCGTGCAGGTCGTCGCGCCTTTCGACTGGGCCGTCAACCGCATCGCCGACCTGCTCCTCTATGCGGAGTCCGAAGTTCTGGCGAGCCTGGGCGACGGTCAGGCCGAGATCGTGTGCTTCCCCGTCCCGCCACCCCTCGAAGGCCGCAAGACGGGGTACCTGACGGTCTTCGGCGAGATGCACGTCGTGGCCGTGGGCAGGCGGGGACGGATTCTGCTGCCGTCGTCCGAAACGGCGTTCGAGCGCGACGACACCGTCTACGTCGCCGTGCTGCGCGAATCCTCGGAGCGGCTGCGCTCCATTCTGGCCCTGACGTGAGGTGAGCCATGAAGAAGGTGATCATCGTGGGCGGGGGAAAGGTCGGGACGCACCTGGCGACGCTGCTGCTGGCCGGGGGGCATCAGGTCCGGATCATCGAGCGCCATGCCGGGGAACTCCGGGCCTTGCACGAGGCGCTGCCGGCCGGGTGCGTCGTGACCGGCAGCGGCGCCGACCCGGCCGTGCTGGAGGCCACGGGAGTGAGAGACGCCGACGTCCTGGCGGCGGTGACCGGTACGGACGCCACGAACCTGGTGGCCACGAGCCTCGCGCGCTTTGAATTCAGCGTCCCGCGCACCATCGCCAGGGTCAAGGACCCGGCAAACGGCTGGATGTTCACGCCGGCCATGGGCGTGGACGCAGCCGTCAACCAGGCCGGGCTCATGGCCCAGCTCATCGCCGAGGAGATGTCCCTGGGCGGCATGACGACCCTGCTCAAGCTCTCCAAGGGCGATTGCTCCATCGTTGAGCAGACCGTGCACCCGCAGGCGCCGGCCGCGGGGAAGAGGATCGTGGAGCTTGCCTTCCCAGCCGAGTGCATCCTGGTCGCCGTGCTGCGTGGCGGGCAGATGGTCATCCCCCACGGCGAGACCGTGCTCGTGGCGGGCGACGAAGTCATCGCTCTGGTGCACAAGTCCGCGGCGCAGGGGCTGTCGCGGATTCTCGGGGAATGAGGGGCATTGCGAACGGCTGCGGTCCGGGACCGGGACAGCGGCGGCCGAGTCTGATAGGGTATGGTTGAAAACATGGCGGGAAAGAGCCGTCGGCTCGAAGCGAAAATTCCGGGACCGCAGCCGGGCCGCCCCCAAGCCCGCCGGTCCCGCGGCGCGTCCGGGCGCACACCGGCCCCGGCGTCCGTACTCCAGGGGATTGAGGAGACATGAAAAGAACCTGTTGCCCGTTCATCGCCGCATCGGCCCTCGTCTGGGTCCTGCTCGCGGTCTGCCCCTCGTGGGCCCTGCGCAGCTTCATGATGGAGCCCGAAACGGGCGTGTACGGCGTGACGCGCATGGTCCAGGCGCGGGAGCATGACACGCTCCTGGACATCGCCCGGGAGTTCGGCCTCGGGTACAACCAGATCGTGGCCGCCAACCCCGGCATTGATCCGTGGGTGCCGCGCGAGGGCAGCCTGGTGCGCCTGCCCCTGACCTTCGTGCCGCCGCGCGAGCATCCGGAAACGGGCATCGTCGTCAACTTGGCGGAGATGCGTCTGTATTATTTCTTTTCGAACGGGGGCCACGACTTCTTCTTCACCGCGCCCATCGGCATCGGCCGGGAAGGGTATCTGACGGAGTTGGGTGAGTACGCGGTCAAGAGCAAGACGGCCAACCCGACCTGGGTGGTGCCGGAGTCCATCCGCAGGGAGGAGCCCGACCTGCCGGCCGAGGTGCCGCCCGGGCCTGACAACCCCCTGGGGGATTTCGCCTTCCGGCTGTCGCGCAACCTCTACGCCATTCACGGCACCAACAAGCCGTGGGGGGTGGGGCGCCGGGTCAGCCACGGCTGCATCCGCATGTACCCCGAGGACGTGGGCGCGCTCTATCCGCTGGTGCCTGTCGGCGCCAAGGTGCTGGTCATCTACGAGCCCATCAAGTTCGGGTGGGGCGACGGGAAATTGTGGGTCCAGGTCTTCGAGGACTTCGACGGCAGGCTCGGCAATTCGCTGGCCAAGGTCATGGACGAGATGCTCTATTACGAGACGGCCATAGGACCTCTCGAACTCGACCGCGCGGCCCTGGACAGGGCCTTGGCCGAAAAGTCGGGAGTGCCTATGGCCGTGGCGCGCCCCAGGAAGGAGTGAGCTACTTCTTCAGGGACTTGTCGAAGATGCGTTCGGCCTTGAGGGCCGCGGCCTCGGCTCGTTCGGCCGCCATCTCGGCCTTGGTTGCGGACTGTTCCGCGCTAGCGGCTGCCTTTTCGAGGCGTACGCCCTGGGCTTCAAGCCGCTGGCTGGCGGCTTCGGCCCTGGCAGCCGCGGCCTTGGCCTCTTCGGCCGACTGGCGCGTGCTCTCCAGCAGGGCCCTGTCCTCCTTGCTCAGGTTGGCGCAGCCCGTGGCCCCAAACAGAAGCGCGGCAAGAAACAGTGTCATGGACAGTGTGAGAACCGTTTTTTTCGTCAACATCGTGCATCCTCCCATGCGTTGAGTGTTGCCGGTATCTTTTTAGGACTGTATGTTACTCCTCCACAATTTTAGAAGTCAATTGCTATTCCTCTTTCTGCTTGCTTTTTCCGCGTCCGGGCTGCAGGCGGCAGAGCCGTCGGCCCGGCGCATCGTGGTCGTGGACAAGGCTACGAGGGAGCTGACGCTGTACGTTGGGGGACGGCAGGCGGCCAGCTTTCCGGTCAGCTTCGGCGTGGACCCGGTGTCGGACAAGGTCCGGGCCCATGACCTGGCCACCCCGGAGGGACTGTATTCCATCTCGTACCACAAGAGCCAGACGCGCTTCCACCGCACCCTCGGCCTGTCCTATCCGAACTTGGTCGACGCCCAGCGGGGGCTGGCCTTGGGTCTGGTCTCCCCGGCGGCCTACAGGAGGATCCGCAAGGCGGTGCTCGCGTCCAGGCCGACTCCGTGCGACACGGGCCTCGGCTGCGCCATCGCCATCCACGGCGGAGGCGTCTCCAGGCAATTCGGCGAGTTTCGGGAGCGGGACTGGACCGAGGGCTGCATTGCCCTGGACAACCGGGACATGGAGAAGCTCTTCAACCTCTGCCGGGTCGGGGACCCGGTCCTCATCTTCAACGGCGCGCGGGGCCTGTTCGGCCTCGTCAGGCCCTTCACGCAGGTGCCGGACCTGGCCGACGACGGGCTGCCGGACTGCCCGGACGGGGTCTGCGCCTACGAGGCGCGGCTGCGGACGTGGCTCGGGCCGACCGGCGTGACCATCCGGGAGGGCGCGGGGTACGGCGTTTCCCTGGAAGTCGTGGTGTACGGGGAAGGGGGGGCGACGGTCCTGGCCGTGACGGACCGCAATGCCGACGGGGAAATCTCATTTCTGGACAGCGTCCGGGGCACGATGGCCGACGCGGCGGCCCCGGATTCGGCATACGCCCTGCTCA
The Desulfomicrobium escambiense DSM 10707 genome window above contains:
- a CDS encoding PAS domain S-box protein translates to MTRLRSTLQAAVFWIVLLALSLGWNWQQVEQSMTGLAESEANAAFQKDLTYRLWAAMQGGVYVPPSEKTPPNPHLAHVPDRDVETTAGKALTLVNPAYMTRQVHELGKEKFGLRGHITSLKPLRPENAPDEWESSALRAFAAGSRKETTRQALDGQPFFRLMRPLQADPPCLKCHSVQGYAQGDIIGGISVSVPMQTYLGLAEQQRLRLVVAHLVIGLLGLAGLIASHAHFRNFKRSLRESEDRFEQLAEHSRTVTWEVNADGLFTHVGKAAASVLGYAPEELVGRMRFYDLHPAEGREAFKSSTFDVFERKGVFTNFENPARTRDGRDIWLSTNGFPLLDGAGNLLGYRGNDTDITAEKQARAQLAQREAMLASMLENLPVDFWARDLDGRGIIQSRLSKEHWGDFCGPNFADQPMHTDNAGKWEAKHARLFAGETVEQEEELTLADGRRRIFHSMGAPIVMHGEVAGILGLNLDITERKIIEAQLSRERLLSDAIFDSIPGLLYLYDQDGRLVRWNRKHSEMTGYTDRELSTMHLMDWYRDDPATQDRIAKAIERVLEHGIGAEEADLQTKDGRRIPFFFTAVRLELEGRTYFTGIGIDMTDRKRSEEALRQSEERLALALEAATDGLWDWNLETGETYFSPRYLGMLGYAPGDLELNVDSWERLLHPDDREETKRTEQDHIERNEPFSIEFRLRNKAGGWQWVMSRGKVVDWTADGRPRRMVGTHVDIDQRKRMENELVKAKEAAEASNAAKSEFLANMSHEIRTPLNGIMGTLQLLESGAGNEEQRRTCALALKATGRLTRLLSDILDLSRVEAGKMQMRVEPFKLREALEHSVDLFKPIALQSGLAFSHHFDPALPEYVAGDAVRVQQVLMNLIGNAFKFTTTGHVTVEASPLRSKDDGSVRVFFAVSDSGRGIDDASLRTLFQPFSQVTTGFTRDHQGAGLGLAITRRLVALMGGTINVESEPGVGSVFSFSLTFAATDALPTAPEPVEERQATPHPARILLAEDDEVTIFATHALLAKAGYEVSVARTGHEAVALLREQDFGLVLMDVQMPGMDGVEATRVIRSDPGLGAKRGIPIIALTAFAMDGEKTAFLAAGMDAHVSKPVGMKELLRAIDAVLSGQAVRS
- a CDS encoding cation-translocating P-type ATPase produces the protein MGQHDIFDRTASFEALPAAEVCRAMGSGPDGLGTPEAAARLARFGPNTIAVARNASLPLKFLANFTHLMAMLLWIAGFVAIFARMPQLAFSIWAVNVINGAFSFWQEYKAEKATEAMRRMLDEKASVVRGGEILLVDAVTLVPGDVLVLAEGCRVCADARLIESADLRLDQSTLTGESRSVLKTHGAVAGRGMSRLETPNVAFAGTSVVSGTGRGVVFATGMDTEFGKIAGFTQGIAEELCPLQKEMRRVTRVVTVIAVCSGCVFFLLSVLLAGMDWAEGLVFGMGMIVAFVPEGLLPTVTLSLAMGVQRMAGRNALVKRLSAVETLGCASVICTDKTGTLTQNEMTVREIWLPGVPEGDALRVTGTGYAPDGGMWRGDEAVEVPRGGGLHALLLSAGLCTNARLQPPGEGSSRWTVIGDPTEAALRVAALKAGVDLAVEERATPRLRELPFDSRRRRMSTVHRGDGETLVHAKGAPREVLELCTRMLAGGDERPLDEPARARIMGAGDGFARSGLRVLAVARRTVRGEGLACADLGRLPAGDVEADMTFLGLVAMMDPPRPEVEEAVATCRRAGIRIVMITGDYGLTAESVARRIGIIRDGRDGRDGRARIVSGADLDGMDEAALDDALSGEVIFARAAPEHKLRIVSALQRAGHVVAVTGDGVNDAPAIKKADIGIAMGLSGTDVAKEAADVILTDDNFATIVGAIEEGRAVFANIKKFTTYIFTSNTPEAVPFILFALSGGRIPLALNVMHILAVDLGTDLLPALGLGAEKAEAGLMDRPPRNLREHVITPGLLARAYLFLGPLQSLAVMAAFYFLYWTNGHWGQWLDLPSAGPLYESATAMALACVVTTQIGNLFAQRTERASSLRVPAFGNRLLWLGVASELAVVAAIVHWPPAQRLVGTGPFPLFNWLFLFAWTPLLLLADEARKWVQRRIEKTKHTGVVT
- a CDS encoding potassium channel family protein; translated protein: MRYVIVGCGRMGEGLALALRRGGHDVAFVDDGSGASEGLEPSLRGRLVAGGCFDRGTLVRAGIEQADGLAAVTGSDEINVVVARLARLVFRVPRVVAGLHDPQNAELYRRLGVQVVAPFDWAVNRIADLLLYAESEVLASLGDGQAEIVCFPVPPPLEGRKTGYLTVFGEMHVVAVGRRGRILLPSSETAFERDDTVYVAVLRESSERLRSILALT
- a CDS encoding SLC13 family permease: MLPLVILLVIVLTALVLFIGGWLPVDVVGLMVLAALALTGLVSPEEAMAGFSSPAVITVWAMFILSAGLTRTGVAYRIGQPLQHFARGSEAVLVVALMTAASILSALINTTTVAAILMPATMDLARRSGRPPARLLMPMALGCLLGGPFTGISTPPNILATDALRAAGLTPFALFDFTPITAALVVAGIAFTVVVGLRLLPKGAGSGRDKGAIESSYEIGAHVFSIELPPASPLVGRSLAESRLGSALYLTVVGLHRAGELILAPRAQETLQAGDLVIVHGQTDQVSRFHGSRHLRVEPDGPQTGEVADRLEVVTGLIGKGSSLVGRTLAESGLRRDHRVHVLALGAPSGECLGDFRRHRFQEGDRLVLQGERAALERLAGQGLVEGLTPVTQAPAGTPACEELSLCSVRVPEGSALAGRNLIESRLGNAFGLTVVGLVRGNDVTCLPAPEETVRAGDLLVVQGLKRDIDVFEGLQDLEISEQSSRLAAELESQQIGMAEVLLSPRTTLAGKTLNDLLFRDHYGLSVLAVLRKGRPARAGLQDMPLQFGDALLVYGPRQSLEAVARDDDFLVLDQAAAQAPRLHKAPLAAAVMVAVLGSAILGLAPIAIAALAGVAVMVVTGCLKMEEAYQAIEWKVVFLIASMLPLGVAIQNTGAAQMGAEALIALVGDMGPRWVVAALFGVTVLGTQVIPTAALVVLMAPVALGAAASLGISPQLLMMTVAIAASSSFASPLSHPAHLLVMGPGGYRFTDYVKVGVPLTVISLLVSVWLLPLLWPA